In Zonotrichia albicollis isolate bZonAlb1 chromosome 3, bZonAlb1.hap1, whole genome shotgun sequence, a single window of DNA contains:
- the PROKR1 gene encoding prokineticin receptor 1, with protein MAMEQTERNLNATAHLNFASIYNIHNGDFTSLRNFSFPFNFTYSDYDLPLDSEDDMTKTRTFFTAKIVIGVALVGIMLVCGIGNFIFIAALARYKKLRNLTNLLIANLAISDFIVAIVCCPFEMDYYVVQQLSWEHGHVLCASVNYLRTASLFVSTNALLAIAVDRYLAIVHPLKPRMNYQTATVLIALVWVISILLAIPSAYYATETVLFIVKNQKKFFCGQIWPVDQQMYYKSYFLFIFGIEFVAPVITMTLCYARISQELWFKTVPGFQTKQIRKRLQCRRKTVMVLMCILTAYVLCWAPFYGFTIVRDFFPTLLVKEKHYLTAFYIVRCIAMSNSMINTMCFVTVKNNTMKYFKKIMLLRWRSTYKGSKSSIDLDLRTSAITEEVDCIKLQ; from the exons ATGGCCATGGAGCAAACTGAACGCAACCTAAATGCTACCGCCCACCTCAATTTTGCTTCAATCTACAACATCCATAATGGGGATTTCACCTCTTTGAGAAACTTCTCTTTCCCTTTCAATTTCACCTACAGTGATTATGACCTGCCACTGGACAGTGAAGATGACATGACCAAAACCCGCACCTTCTTCACAGCCAAGATTGTTATTGGGGTTGCTCTGGTTGGCATCATGCTGGTTTGTGGCATTGGCAACTTCATCTTCATTGCTGCTCTCGCCCGCTACAAGAAGCTGCGAAACCTCACCAACCTGCTGATTGCCAACCTGGCCATCTCAGACTTCATCGTGGCTATTGTGTGCTGCCCCTTTGAGATGGACTACTACGTGGTGCAGCAGCTGTCCTGGGAGCACGGCCATGTCCTCTGTGCCTCAGTCAACTACCTACGAACTGCCTCCCTCTTTGTTTCGACCAATGCTCTCCTGGCTATAGCTGTTGACAG GTATTTGGCCATTGTTCACCCACTGAAACCACGCATGAATTATCAAACAGCAACCGTCCTCATTGCCTTGGTCTGGGTCATCTCCATACTTCTAGCAATTCCATCTGCATACTATGCTACTGAAACTGTGTTGTTTATAGTTAAAAACCAGAAGAAATTTTTCTGTGGCCAAATTTGGCCAGTTGACCAGCAGATGTACTATAAATCATACTTTCTCTTCATCTTTGGCATTGAATTTGTAGCACCTGTGATTACAATGACCTTGTGTTATGCCAGGATCTCTCAGGAGCTTTGGTTTAAAACTGTCCCAGGATTTCAGACAAAACAAATCAGAAAGAGGCTTCAGTGCAGAAGGAAAACTGTTATGGTACTAATGTGCATTCTCACTGCCTATGTTCTCTGCTGGGCACCTTTCTATGGTTTCACAATTGTCCGGGACTTCTTCCCCACCCTTTTGGTGAAAGAGAAGCATTATCTCACTGCCTTTTACATAGTCAGGTGCATCGCCATGAGTAACAGCATGATAAACACCATGTGTTTCGTAACCGTGAAAAACAACACTATGAAGTACTTCAAGAAGATCATGCTACTCAGATGGAGGTCAACGTATAAGGGAAGCAAATCTAGCATAGATTTGGACCTGAGAACAAGTGCAATCACAGAGGAAGTAGACTGCataaaattacaataa